CTGGGGTGAGCAAAAAACCGAGGTCTGGCAGAATTACGGCGACTGGATGTATGATCTGAAGCTGCTGGATAAACCACTGGATGCTGCAAGTGCATTCACTAATGATTTTTTACCGGCCGCGGAGTGATGTACTATTAGTTAATGAATTACTTCGTTATCAAAGTTGGCTTTTTGAACTTACCTATTAAATAAGAGTTCAAAAAATCGGCTTTCAGAACCGAGAAGGTTGAACGTTACTTGAGGAAGGAGGAACGGAGCGTAGTGATGTGCTACGTGAGTACCGGACTTCCCAAGTTCGTTCAAGATTCGATGTCGAATCCGCTTCTTGAAATACTTCGTTATCAAAGTTGGCTTTTTGAACTTACATTAAATAATGAGAGGATTGATTATTTTGGCTAACACACTATTAAGCATTCAAGTAATTCCTAAGACTCCTAACGGTGAGGACTCCATCCCATACGTAGATAAAGCAATTGAGGTTATTCAGAAGTCCGGTGTTAAACATCAGGTGAATCCGCTGGAAACCACTATGGAAGGTGAGCTTAGTGAGTTGCTGGAGGTTGTGCGTCAAATGCAGGAAGCACTGATCGAAGCAGGCAGTCCAAGCGTGATCTCACAGATCAAAATCGCTCATAATCCTAACGGAATCAGCATGGACAAGCTGACGGAGAAATATCGGCCGTGAGATCGACTTGGAAGCTAATATGGCCGCCCCTTGTGGCGGTCGTCTTCTTTTTAACCGTATGGCAGCTATCTGTATCTCTATTTCACATTGAACCTTGGATTCTACCGAGTCCTGCGGACATTGCCCATGAATCCACCAGTAATGCCTCAGGTCTCTGGGCTCATACGATGGCTACACTTCGGCTCACATTAATCGGCTTTCCTATTGGTACGGCTGTAGGCTTGATCGTCGCTCTACTTCTACATCTGTTGCCTTGGTCTAAACGGGCTTTTTATCCACTCATTATTCTGAGTCAAAATGTTCCCTCCATCGCACTCGGGCCGCTGCTTATCATCTGGTTCGGCTTCGGCCTTTTGCCCAAAATCGTACTGATAACGCTGGTGTGCTTCTTCCCGGTGGCTGTTGCTGCAATGGGCGGCTTGTCCCAAAGTGATCAGGTTATGATGAATTATATGAAAATGGCGGGCGCAAGCAAGTGGCAAATCTTCACGAAACTAGAGCTCCCCTCTTCTATTCCGGCACTATTTTCCGGTGTGAAAATATCCGCCACCTATGCGGTTATGGGAGCCGTGGTCGCAGAATGGATTGGAGCGGATAAAGGGATTGGCTATTATATGCTCCTCCAGAAATCCGCTTATCGTACGGATCGGATGTTTGTGGCTATTGTAATTATTGTGCTCCTTAGTCTTGTACTCTTTGCTATTATTGCTCTGCTGGAGAAATGGCTTGTCCGTTGGAAGCCGCGCCGTAACTCATAGAAAGGAAGATGCCTGTATGTCTCAAGCGACGCAAATGCAACACAGAACAACAGAAGTCATAAGCTCACCTGAAGCTCATACCGCACCACCTGCTCTTGAAGTAAGCGGCATCTCCAAGTCCTTCTCCCATCGCCGCCTCGAGACAAACGTGCTGAATAACGTCTCTCTCAAGGTAGAACAGCAAGAGTTCGTTTCGATTGTAGGTCCTTCCGGTTGCGGAAAAAGCACCTTATTCCACATGATCGGCGGTCTTGTGAAGCCAGATACGGGAACGATCCATATGAACGGCAAGGTCGTCACGGGACAACGCGGTGAAATTAGTTATATGCCGCAGCAGCCTGC
This window of the Paenibacillus sp. FSL R10-2734 genome carries:
- a CDS encoding thiamine-binding protein, translated to MANTLLSIQVIPKTPNGEDSIPYVDKAIEVIQKSGVKHQVNPLETTMEGELSELLEVVRQMQEALIEAGSPSVISQIKIAHNPNGISMDKLTEKYRP
- a CDS encoding ABC transporter permease — its product is MRSTWKLIWPPLVAVVFFLTVWQLSVSLFHIEPWILPSPADIAHESTSNASGLWAHTMATLRLTLIGFPIGTAVGLIVALLLHLLPWSKRAFYPLIILSQNVPSIALGPLLIIWFGFGLLPKIVLITLVCFFPVAVAAMGGLSQSDQVMMNYMKMAGASKWQIFTKLELPSSIPALFSGVKISATYAVMGAVVAEWIGADKGIGYYMLLQKSAYRTDRMFVAIVIIVLLSLVLFAIIALLEKWLVRWKPRRNS